The Candidatus Eremiobacteraceae bacterium genome segment GAAGACCCCACCGCGCACCTCGTCGACGTATTGGCGCACCGCGTTGAGCCCGTCGTTGTAGAAATTGGCATAGCGTTTGGCGTGCTTGGGCAGATAGCCGGTCGACAGCCCGAGCAGGTCGTTGACGACGCTCACCTGACCGTCGCAATAGGGACCGGCGCCGATGCCGATCGTCGCCGCACGCACAGACGTGGTGATCCGCTGCGCGAGGGCTGCCGGTACGCACTCGAGCACGATTGCGAAGCAGCCCGCTTCTTCCAAGCGGCGCGCATCTTCGAAAAGCCGATCGGCATCCGGCGCGGTCTTGCCTTGCGCACGGAAGCCGCCGAGCGCGTGCACCGATTGCGGCGTCAATCCGAGATGGCCCATGACAGGAATGCCGGCCTTCACCATGCGGCCGACCAGCTGTGGATCGCAGCCTTCCAGCTTGACCGCGTGCGCCTTGGCTTCTTTGAGGAACCGGCCAGCGTTGCGCAGCGCTTCATCGTCGCCGGCTTGAAACGACATGAACGGCATGTCGCCGATGACGAACGCGCCACGCGCACCGCGCACGACCGCGGCGGTATGATACAGCATCTCGTCCATGGTGACGGGAAGCGTCGTGTCGTGCCCTGCGAACACCATGCCCGCCGAATCCCCGACCAAGATCGCATCGACCCCGGCGCCGTGCACCATCGCGGCGGTCAGCGCATCGTA includes the following:
- the panB gene encoding 3-methyl-2-oxobutanoate hydroxymethyltransferase, with product MPTTVLTFAEKKRRGERIVVITAYDALTAAMVHGAGVDAILVGDSAGMVFAGHDTTLPVTMDEMLYHTAAVVRGARGAFVIGDMPFMSFQAGDDEALRNAGRFLKEAKAHAVKLEGCDPQLVGRMVKAGIPVMGHLGLTPQSVHALGGFRAQGKTAPDADRLFEDARRLEEAGCFAIVLECVPAALAQRITTSVRAATIGIGAGPYCDGQVSVVNDLLGLSTGYLPKHAKRYANFYNDGLNAVRQYVDEVRGGVFPAAEHSIELRDESREQSPSRANAPARDPQSS